The following coding sequences are from one Nicotiana tomentosiformis chromosome 3, ASM39032v3, whole genome shotgun sequence window:
- the LOC138907616 gene encoding uncharacterized protein gives MVEKRCYAYLDFVRDVSADTPTVELVLVVREFPDMFPADLPGMPLDKDIDFGIDLVSGTQLIFFPPYSMALEELKELMEHLQKFLNKGFIRPRTQLKSYENNYPVHDFELAVIAHAFKICRHYHYGMSCKVFTDHRSLQHLFRQRDLNLRQWKWLEILNDYDITILYHLGKANVVFDALSWKAASMGGLSCIPVEESC, from the exons atggttgagaagaggtgttatgcatatttggactttgtgagggatgttagtgctgatactcctactgttgagttaGTTCTCGTAGTGAGGGAGTTCCcagatatgtttcctgcagacctgccaggcatgccactcgacaaagatattgactttggtattgatttggtgtcgggcactcaactcATCTTTTTCCCACCGTATAGCATGGCTCTAGAAGAGCTGAAAGAGCTAATGGAACACTTACAGAAGTTTCttaataagggtttcatcagaccTAGA actcagttgaaATCCTATGAGAATAACTACCCAGTGCACGATTTTGAGTTAGCAGTCATTGCTCATGCATTCAAGATTTGCAGGCATTATCATTACGGCATGTCTTGTAAGGTGTTCACAGATCAtaggagtctccagcacttattCAGGCAAagggatctgaacttgaggcaatgGAAGTGGTTAGAGATACTAaacgactatgatatcaccattctttatcatctggggaaggccaatgtggtgtttGATGCTTTGAGTTGGAAGGCTGCGAGCATGGGGGGTCTTTCTTGTATTCCAGTTGAGGAGAGCTGTTAG